AAGTCCGTGGATGCCCCGCTGGACGGTAGGATACGTGACTCGTGAAATTATGTTGCTTGAGTTTTCTTCTTCCATCATGTGCTTGATTCTTGCGGGTAAAGTAGGGTCGAACATTGCTTCGGAGTTGGGAACAATGCGCGTGACGCAACAGATTGACGCGCTTGAGATTATGGGTGTCAATTCTGCCAACTATCTGATTCTGCCTAAGATCTCGGCTATGGTGACCGTTATTCCTATATTGGTGACATTCAGTATCTTCGCCGGTATCATAGGGGCCTTTTGTACCTGCTGGTTTGCCGGAGTGATGAATGCTGTCGACCTCGAATATGGTTTGCAGTATATGTTTAATGAATGGTTTATATGGGCAGGTATCATCAAATCTCTCTTCTTCGCTTTTATTATTGCAAGTGTGTCCGCTTTCTTCGGATATACGGTGGAAGGTGGTTCGATTGCCGTGGGAAAGGCATCTACGGATTCCGTAGTGTCGAGCAGCGTCTTGATTCTGTTTGCGGATTTGATAATAACTAAACTTTTGATGGGATGATTGATGTTAAGGGACTTTATAAATCGTTTGACGATAAGACGGTGTTGGACGATATCAATGCGACCTTTGAGAATGGAAAGACAAATCTGATTATCGGTCAGAGTGGTTCCGGTAAAACGGTATTGATGAAATGTATCGTAGGATTGCTTACTCCCGAGAAAGGCGAAGTCTTGTATGACGGACGAAATCTCGTGATGATGGGGAAGAAGGAGAAGAAGATGCTCCGCAAGGAAATGGGAATGATTTTCCAGAGTGCCGCTCTTTTCGACTCCATGTCGGTATTGGACAATGTGATGTTTCCTTTGAATATGTTCAGTAATGACACATTGCGCGAACGTACTAAACGCGCCATGTTCTGCCTGGATCGTGTCAACCTGACTGAAGCGAAAGATAAGTTTCCAGGAGAAATCAGTGGAGGTATGCAGAAACGTGTAGCTATCGCGCGCGCCATTTCGCTGAATCCGCAATACCTGTTCTGCGACGAACCTAACT
The DNA window shown above is from Bacteroides faecium and carries:
- a CDS encoding ABC transporter ATP-binding protein, which codes for MIDVKGLYKSFDDKTVLDDINATFENGKTNLIIGQSGSGKTVLMKCIVGLLTPEKGEVLYDGRNLVMMGKKEKKMLRKEMGMIFQSAALFDSMSVLDNVMFPLNMFSNDTLRERTKRAMFCLDRVNLTEAKDKFPGEISGGMQKRVAIARAISLNPQYLFCDEPNSGLDPKTSLVIDDLIHDITREYNMTTIINTHDMNSVLGIGEKVIYIYEGHKEWEGTKDDIFTSTNERLNNFIFASDLLRKVKDLEVQSMEG
- a CDS encoding MlaE family ABC transporter permease, translating into MIKALRTVGRYFMLMGRTFSRPERMRMFFRQYLNELEQLGVNSIGIVLLISFFIGAVITIQIKLNIESPWMPRWTVGYVTREIMLLEFSSSIMCLILAGKVGSNIASELGTMRVTQQIDALEIMGVNSANYLILPKISAMVTVIPILVTFSIFAGIIGAFCTCWFAGVMNAVDLEYGLQYMFNEWFIWAGIIKSLFFAFIIASVSAFFGYTVEGGSIAVGKASTDSVVSSSVLILFADLIITKLLMG